DNA from Prunus persica cultivar Lovell chromosome G6, Prunus_persica_NCBIv2, whole genome shotgun sequence:
GGGAATTCGAGCCAATCACAATTGTCGCCCGTGCATGGAGTGAACGTGCGGACCACGTGGTCACCGTCGTTGTAGCCGCCCGTCTGGACTAGGGTTCCGTCGGGGAAGACGGCCCCGGAGGAACACCACGTGTCGGTTTGTACGTTTAGGGGCCGGAGTGTGTTGGTGCCGATGTCGTAGAGGATGGAGTGAGCCGTGCAGTCTACTTTGAGCAAGGTATCGTTGGGGTCATGCCGGCATTGGCGGCCGGGGAGGGAGATGTTAGAGGGGCCGTAGTCGGTCCGGTCGAACATGATGACCATGTTTGTACGTAAGAGTTGCATGTGCATGGCGGAGATGCCTATGGATGAATGTAGGAGGTGCCATTGGCCTTGGTTGCCGGAGTAGGGCAGGTGTGTTACTTGAGATGAAATAAATGGAAGGATGTAGATGACGTGTGAGGTAAAAATTAGGAAGGAAACGACAATGTTCATTGTAGTAGGAGAAATAGGAAGAGTTGGAGTTTTTGGGGCGCTGGTTTGAGAAAGTAGAGTTGGTATGGTGATGAGGTTAATGGAAAAAAGCAAATGTGgtgattatttttatattgtaaAATATTTTGGGTAATCTGAGAGAGGAAATCGGAGGGTTATCGTTATCTTTGAGAGGCCCGGTGAAGTCTGCAGCTAAAAAGGGTTCATTCGAAGAGTTGCAGTGAACCTCAAGAAGTATGGTTTTACTAGGCATCCAATTCTCAAGCTCAAATTGCGCTCATTCTTTTGTTTCACTCAAATAGAGAAGTATTCGACTACTATTTCTATTTGGTTTCTGTCGCACACATTATAATATGAGCTTATGATTTTATCAAGCATTTAATTATCTGATAATTACGAAGACCAACTAATTTCTAAGTGATTTGTCGTTGGACACTTCATTCTAATGTCATTGGAAAGTTAACTTGCTAACTTGGGTTTTTTTGGACTAAGTATGAAGCTGCTGCAATAGAAGTAGCCTGTATCTCTGTCTCTGTTTGTTCGACTTCAATTATTGCCCAATTGGTTAGGCTACTAGAACTCCCAAATTCAATTGTCTTGTATGTTAATGAACATTGTCAAAGAGATTCAAATATAATTCTGTCATTATGGTCCAAGGCAAAATAATACAGGGCAAATaggcaaaaacaaaacaaaccaaccaGCTATTATCACCATGATCAAACAATATACGACTACAGAAACTCTACTTGACAGAGAGATAGAAATGGCAAAATTTTTCAGGGAAGTATAATTAGGAGTTCAACCTAATTCCTTTTACCCTTACTACGCCTTGGTCCAACTACTTCCCATCCATCTTCTGTTTTAGCCGGCTTGGGAGTTGGTTTATTGTCTGTCATGTCTactggatttgaatttgactgGGACTCTGGTGTGTCCACCATCATGTTTGACGGACCATCATTCTCGAGGGTATCATCTCTTTCATTGTTGTCATTGTCATCGTCATCGTCATCGTCATTCACCTAAATGAGTAaggaagcaaaagcaaaagaacatAACTCATATGAACAAGCAAGGTTATCCAGCATGAATGGTTGCAGTCAAAAGACCTCCCATGAACCCAGTGTCCAAAAGGTGTTCTCTAAACTAGACTAAAAGTTGGCAACAGCATGGAATAGAGTGATACAAATTTAAGATCCAAGGAAAATGCATTCACAAAACAATCATCAGCACTCGTAAGATCGATTGTTTCTTTACAGGTACAGTCGACAACTTAACAATTCATCAAAGTGTGTTTAATATGGGATGACATTTCATAAGGGCATGCCACCTTCATCGCATAAATTGCAACATAACAATAAATACCAATGCAGACCTTTATAACATGACATTAGTAGGCAGTAAGGTAGCTGTTGTCTTTCCTACATGCTGATAACCCCCGACTAGAGTCAAACTCTAGACCTAAACATGGCACCAGCCTCTCATATCTTGCCAGGATTGTCAATTTACAAGCACAATctccatcatcaccatcaccctCAAAAGTTAATAGTTATGTGGTGTACCAATTCATATCTATCAACAATTGAGATTTTCTTCAAATAGAACCATGAACAAGTGACTACTTAACGCACATTACTGGTAATAATATGTGCATTATGTTATCAAATGACGCAGTCCCTTTTCCCATGTCTACTCACATTTTGTCATAAGATTAATAGTAaaaaaccaccaaaaaaagatatatgtCTTATTGAAGTAAAACTTTTCAGGCTGAGGGTGTTGAATATAACTCACCTGTTTAACATGAGGAAGAGCAACTCTTCGATGATTGGCTTCTCTTAGGCTTTCAACAGACTTGAAATCACCATTCAAACATTCTTCGTTCATAAACATTAACTTTTCAGCTACCTAAGAGGATCCAAATAGAGAGATCATAAACACCATCAAGATAGAAAACCAATAACAAACATGGTAAAGAAGTTCACATGAAATTGATCCTCCTCACAAATTGTCTATCCGAGGAAATATACAAGAAGAAGCATAACATATAAAATATTCTCCAATATAACAAAACCATCCATACAAAATACAATATAAGGTGTTTCTCTGATGATACAAAGAAGGGTAGCAGAGTAGGGAAAGCAAGTTTACCTCCTCAATGCTGCCATCCTCTGTCACGGTATTAAGAGAAAGCATAGCTTCATTCAGAATATCTTCTAAGTCATCTATGTAAAGAACCTCTGAGCAAAATTAACACATATAGGCTAGCTATATCAGAAAAcccattctttttcttcacagCAATCAGAACGAACGAGAGAGTTGAGGTGAGCGAGTTGAGAAAATTACCTTTAGACTGAGTGAACCAGGAGAAGACGTCGGCGGCGAGTTGCTCCGATTTGCGGCGCGAGTCACGGCCGCCCCACTCGTTGTCGACGGCCAATTGGAGCGCCGACCACCGAGACAGAACCAATACTACGCCTTCTCTGAATATCGCCTCTGCCTCCACCGACAGCTTTCTCTCAGCTTCCATTTCAGaccctctctctgtctctctctgagattctaaaaaaccaaaaaactaaTTCAATTAAATACACAGTTCAATAATTCAACCAACCCTAACTTCAACACACAGAGATTGTAAAGAGAAACATTACCTAAAGAAGAATTGGCAGCTCACGTCCTCAGTTAACTTCACACAGAAAACAGGAAATGGGGGGCTTGGCTGTAAtgggaagaagagaagattgAGAAAAAAAGTAGGAGAGAGACGAAGGAAAAGTTTAGTGGGCCCGCTTTGGGTGGGCTGATAAATCTGGGCCTTGAAGTATAGGACTTGGGGGTGTGGGTTATTGGGCTACTCCTACTGGGTTATTTCCAGAGTATAATACCGAATTAGCCCCTAGCTAGGCTCAGTTATTACGACTTGGACCCAGTCATTATCTTTTGTGTCTACGCCACGTGTCGTACCCTTGACCATGTAcgtcaagattttttttttggaaaccAACAGTTCAGCTGAAAATTCGCCAAGTACTCTCCACGTGTCACCTTCAGAGCACCCACGTGTCCAAACGTTGAACGCCCTACGCCACCATGCACGTACCGTACATTAAAATCCCCCTCTTCCCCAATCCCCGTTTGATTTTCTTTACAAAGATTTGACAAATTTCGCTCAAAGCTGTTGCTAATAATAATCCAGGAATTTGGATCAAATTACAAAATGAGCCAAGAACAGCCGCGGAAGCCCGAGGATCAGAAGGAAGCCGTGACATATGGGGACGTGTTTCCCGGTGTCCAGGGCGTGGAGCTGGCGGACAAGTTGGTGGCGCCCAAGGACGCCGCCATCATGCAGGCGGAGGAGAATGCGGTGCTTGGGAAGACCATCAAGGGCGGTGCAGCCGCAACCTTGCAGACCGCCGCCAGGCAGAACGAGAAGGCTGGGGTGGTGGGTCCCGATGACATGAATGCCAATATTGTTACAGGAGACGAGGGCGTTAGCGTTAAGGAGGCTGAGCTCCCGGGACGCCGTATAATAACAGAATCAATCGCTGGACAGGTCCCATATATCCCTTTcccttgtgtgtgtgtgtgtgtatctatatatatatatatatgtattcacATAATTTTAACAGtagttgtgttttgttttcaagggtttcttcttttattcgGTTCCTTGTTGATTGGTTTAGGGTTCGGATTCAAATACAAGGAATGTAGATCACGAAAAGCAAAGGAAAATCTATAAATTGGTTGAGGTATAAAGTTTGACCTCAAAACCAATTAACCACTACTGCGTAATATTAATCTATACAAATTGAAAGCAAGCACCTACTAAACATAACACCGGGAAGCATCATTTTCTTTGAATATTgaactcaaaataataaaattctaaagAAAGTATTTGTTAActccttgcttttattattattatttttctttcattgatTAATTGGTTGGGGTgaatgttttggttttttcattGGTTGCAACTTGCGCATGGAAAcgtaaatatataatacatgtatatacgtttATGTTTGTTGTTTGTGAAGGGTAGGCTGTGGGGCAATATAGCCAGAGAGCTCCTTTGGCAGCGCCAAACACCATTCAAGCTGGTGGGGCTGGTGGTCAAATCACCATTGGTGAAGCCCTGGAAGCCACTGCTATGACAGCTGGACAGAAACCGGTGGAGTGGAGTGATGCAGCCGCAATTCAAGCAGCCGAAGTCAGAGCCACTGGCCGAACCAACATTGTACCCGGTGGTGTGGCGGCCGCAGCTCAGTCGGCCGCAACCCTCAACGCTCGGGCTACGAAGGACGAGGAGAAGACGAAACTCGCCGACATTCTAGcggtatatatatagatagccAGGAAAATTTGTTAGAACTTTTTGTGGTGGACGTCCATGTTGATGTATGCGACGTTTGGCGGTGTTGTGTTTAAATTGCAGGATGCTACTTCAAAATTGCCAGCAGACAAACCGGCGACACGTCGAGATGCCGAGGGGGTGACGGGTGCAGAGATGAGAAATGATCCGTTTCTGACTACACACCCAACGGGCGTGGCAGCTTCGGTGGCAGCAGCAGCCAGGCTCAACCAGACCAATAGTAACGAAATGCCGAAATAGCTTGCATAAGAAGTCACTGCTTTGTCTGAGTGCTTGTATTTGGGTTTGGCCTAGAACTAGCAATATAAGCGTATATAAAGGGAGGGTTGGTTTGTCACTTTTACTAGACATGCGTTGTTTTTCAATCTGGGGGGTGAGAGGGCTTGTGCTTTCTTCTAAAACAGAGGGGCCCTTTTTCGTTTGGGGCCATTGATGAATAAATGATCTAGTGTTCGTACGAATTTTTAAATCGACTCAAAAAAGGAAAGTTGAATAGAAAGACAAGATATTTTTTCTGTATTCTGGAAGATAGAGGGAGGGCAATATGTTtggcaaagaaaataaaacaaatcaagTCGACTATTATCTAGAGCAATACCTGGTTGAGCAAAATGCTAACACACTTATCGCACAAACCCAATGAGTATGAGCAATTCAGGCATTTACAATTAGAACTGAAAATAGTGATGCTTTAGAATCACATGTGATTCAAGCATTTTACTAGGACAAGCCTTTGAAACAATTATAGTatgcacaaaacaaaaaattgttgAAGCCAAATTAAAGTATATCGGCAAGTTGCCATATTTAAGTTGGAACCACAATCCAAAGCCTTGGAAACTAGACGCAAAGCCTTCGAAAGCATATTTGCACCAAAGAATCGGATAACCTTTTTCGGTTTCAAAAGAATCGGAAATTTGGTTCCTTAGAACTTACTACCCCTGAGGTAGTGTTTTGAATACAACAAAATTGATACAATGTACAAACTATATGACCCTCGCTAATGGAAAATTCGTTGTCAAACCGCCACCAGTAaagacaaaaaatgaaaaagataaataagaACCTTAGATCATGAAACTAACTTAGGGTTGATGTGTACTTGGTATGAATTCTTCGGCATTTTCACTGCTTATAGAAACTCTATTTAGACCCAATTCTTTGGCGATGAGCCTAAATAAGACTTGCACGGACCCTCTTATTCTTGCTTCTCTGTTCAACAAAAGGATAAAGAAACAACATGCGATGAGCACACTTGGTACAATGTAGCATAAgatatgaaaaaagaattcaaTGTATACATGCATGCTTTATAAATTTATGTCTCATATCTTTTTAGTTAGTTAATTTGATGCCAGCCACATTTAAGATATTTTAAATGGATCTTGCCATTATTCTCTCTAGACAACAGATTCAAGTTATCCACGATTCCAGTTACATTGCCTGCTCTCTCAAAAATTTCAGTTACGTTCTTTTGAGTCTACTTCACTTCTAAGTACTGCCGTTAATCTTTGATTAACTAATATGCTCTGTCATACTGGGAAAACTCCCTTTATCGCCATCTGCTACCCAGTCCACCACATAATCAAGATAATATCATGTCCCATATCattttcataaaaagaaaagacgtATTACTCTCACCTTGATACTACAAGCTCGGATAAGGAGGGAAATAGAACAACAAGGTGAGGACGCGTGTCAtgattcttttccttttctaggGCACTTTTCAAATGCGGTTGCAAGGGAAGAACCAATGCAGTATCTGAATGAATTATCAGATGAGCCAACTCTTCaagaacataaataatttCTTCAAGTCTTGCTGATGGCAATGGGCGACCACCTGCAGAATAAGACATGATAATACAAGATactaagtttttttgttttgtttattctttaAACAAGTGATAATAGGAAGATATCGTTAAACATAACATACGCACCTAAGTCATTCTCGTCAATCAGAAATCTGCTCAAGATGTATTCGCATCTGGTTATGAGTACCATGATTGCAATTTTGCTCACCTCATATCTCGCTGAATTCCAATCATTGGATTTGCTGTCATAACTGAGTACATAAAATACTGtgagaaaatattttattttaaagaaaatggaTGCGAACAGGTTTAGACATTATTAAGAGTATGCTTAGGAGACTTGAAGAAATGGAGCAGAAAGTAAAATAGTAATGAAGAGGGCATAGAatggtaaataaatattacATTGTTACTTTCCTTTGTTTGGATGttttaaatagaaagaaaaagaaagaaagactcCTATGATGGTTTTAGTATTGTATAAGACTCCTATGATGGTATTACTAGGGAATGCACAAATATAACTGAAACCATCTTATCGAGAGGAGTTTGTCCAGGACCTAAAATGGTCAACCTGGTAAAATACTTAAATGGACAGTGTAAATCAATACTCCCATACATCAGAAGGTGAAATATAAGTAGAAGACAACCCTATTTAATACATCACCTGCTCAAGGAAAATAGCTTCTGTAAACAAGTCAAGGAAAATCTGCTGCAGTGGGAAGGCATAAGTTCCACAAAATCGACAGGTAAAGAACAAGTACGTGAAGCACAACGGTCCAAGGTGGAAACCAGCCGCTGCAAAATCTGTTAAAATCAAAGATTTTccattagaaaaataataaaatagtaGTTGAACAAAAATCCTCCTAAGGTATCTCTATTCCACACATCACCCAGGTTAGTGGTGACCCTAAATGATTCCACTCAGGTGATTTGCAATGTTAACATCATGATTAAGAAACATCAAAACCAAGGCTAGAAGACATACAAGCTCAAAACTTGGACCCCTGCGACCCATATATGACCTAAATAGCCCAATCAACAAGAAGAGATCACAAAATAGGACAAGGCATAGGAACCTTTCACAGGGCTCTTCTCATATCAGGCTATTATTGTAATTTCCACCACACAGAATTCAACACTAAGATATGCAAAAGATGTTAACTACATCATCCCAACCCTGTAACTACCACCTCATTCAAGCATCACCACTACCATGGCTACCGCCACTACTACTAATATTACAATCTACTATCTGTTTTATGGTTGGTCAGAAAATTACATCAAAAGGTGCGTCGATTGGTGACTTCAGAATTTTGTCACCAAGAATGTCTAAGACGGTCATCTCAAGCGACTCATCAGTTTTTACATCCACAGTTGAGAAAGAATCAGAGGGAAGAGCTCGCCCGCAATAACCCACAAGGAATACTTCATAAACATCGGCAACTTCCTTCCATATACGTGTTCTTTCAGGCTTACTAGCACCTGAATCTAGTCCGGCATTTATAGCCGAGTTTCTGGCATCATCAACTAGAACGCGATTGAAGCCTTCAACGGCTAATCTCCAAAGAGCACCATCTGGATTGTCTCTTCTTGTCGTCATACACCTAAGACAATAGCCTGATGCTGTTATTTTCTAGTTCAAAAGAGATTAATCTtctcaataaaaagaaaaaagagttttaatccaaaaataaataagattgACAAATACAGATATACGATGAGTTGAGTTGTGGCTACTGAAATTCCAAGCATTCATTGAAGATTCAAGTACTTTTTATGTTAAACTGAGCTCGGGTATGAAAGTCACTACGAGGCAGACATCTTCTCAAAATTCCCTCTTGATTAATATATTAGTCACCCAGGTATCATAATCCAGAGAAACCTTTCATCTTCAGGAACAATTAGAATATTTAACAGTCCCTCACAACTGTAAGTGCAGGAAGATTATAATAACTATTTTCCCCACTTTGCGCCTTTCATGTTATAAGCTCTTATAGACCAGTATTCAGTTCATTATCAATTTATGATCATAACGACCTTTATCTAGAAAAGTGTAGTTGCAGTAGAACAAAATTAGCACTAGACCACAGAGCCATCAGTACCTCCCAAGACTTTGAATAATTTCAGGATACAAGATATACTTTTCAACTGCTGGGGCCTGTAGAAAAAGATCTACCAGCAAGGGAACAAGCTTTTCCGCAAACATATAATTAGGGATGCCTGCTGTTACAGATGTCTTTAATCCAGAACTCGGAGAACCTTCTACTCTGTTTGAAGATATAGAATCAGTCCCATTAGGTGTTTCATGTTTTATCCTCAAGTGATCATCTGCAggaatatattttatttttctttagttaCAGTTGACATTCAAAAGTATGGGGAAAACAAGCCAATTTTATACCTGGAACTTGGTCACTAGTGCTGGCTTCCTCTGCGTCATCTTCCTCATTTTGTACAGCAGAACTCAATCTTGGCAGATATTGCAAAAAATCCCTAATAAGATTAAGCCACACGGAAGAAATGTGCTCTGTTGGACGTAACATTGGAAGGATCTCCAGCACAGTGCGTAACACAAGTGGAACATGTCCCTAAAGAAAAGTAAGAGATTCTATTAGACATGAAGTGatatataaacataaatgAAAGTGTGAGCCATCTGTTCCCTGTTACTATTGCTACTAACAATAATTTCTGCTGTACACTTTCTTGATAGCTACAAAAGAATATCCAGTCTTCATAAGCACAGCAATGGCTACATTAGAGAGGACTATCGTACACAAAATTTCAGGGGCATGGTTTAGGTATAATGATCGATGACGAACAAAGAGGGAATAATTTTGCTAACTTTCCattttaattatatgtttctttCTAGTGTGTTAAGTTACACTTCCTTGTTCTCTTCAAAAGATAATACATTATGAAAGAGCAGCAGTGACTACAAATAAACAGCTAAAGACGTTGGGGGAAAAAGAGAGTAAGTTAAGAAGGACAAGTAGAAATTTGGCTTACAAATTCAGTTTCAGAACTATCGTTGATGATTATGGCTTGTTTAACAGCTGAACCTATGATTGCAAGCAACTGCTTATACAAACGATCATCAAACATCCTTTGCGCTTGTACATGTAGTTCCCCTGTTAGAAGTTCAAACAGGTTGAAACAAATGCACATCAGAAGATGGTTCACTTAACCAGAAGGGACAAGTAGCAAATACAAAATTGGTTGTTTCAGCTAGACTAAGTCATAGATCAAGCGAAGGAGATGTTAGATATTGAAGATATCAAGCCAAACAAATGGGAAGGACATACATTTTAACATACAaggaaacaaataataaaccAGTCATGTTAAATTAAAGCATTACCAAGACTGTGTAAAATCTCCTGCTTCACCTTGATAGCTGCATTGTCACTCAGGTGTGTTGATGTTTGGAGAACCACCTCGTAAGCATCAAGTATTGATTCAAGGTAAGGCCTCGGCAAGTTCCCCTGATTTGACACCAATAAATTATTCTATTACAGATTTTATCATAAACGTGCAGAAATATTGCAAtcttcattttctaattatgtaattcaTTTAGTTAGTATAAATAACCTTAACCATCtgtttcagttttcaaaaagataaaagcCAACTTAGGAAAGAAAAGATCTGATTACAAAATCTAATTCACAAATATACAAGCATTCTAGCTCATTCACATGATCACCTTAGAAGAATGAGAAAGAACAGGTGTCTGTAAACAATTTATTGCAGCAATAGCAACCTCTTTGCTACCATTTAAAATGCTATTCTTGacaaataaaagcaaagacTCCCATCCTGCCAAAGGGAAAACATCAAATGTTAACTTGTGAGATCaacaatattgaaaataacaaTCCCAGATACATCAGAAATCCATTGTACCTACCTGACCAGAAATTGCTTAAACTtctaagaaaaggaaagaatgaACGTAATATTCGCGCTATGCCTCCAAGGACCAGCACAAGTGTTTCATCCCACTGTTTCTGAGCTGTGTTGCGACTGCAATTTCATTCAATACAAGAGTTGCGTGATTGAATAACAGAACAGCTTTAGGGGGAAAAAACTGGATCTTATCtattccccaaaaaaaaaagagaacaaattATAGTATCTAAACTCATATACCTATGATGTATAAGCATATGAACTGCTTTTCCTCCTCGAGTTCCAAGTTCTTTACCGTGCCATTCGTCTTTTGATGAAGTTTCAGcctaaaaacaaacaattcaGATCA
Protein-coding regions in this window:
- the LOC18772868 gene encoding late embryogenesis abundant protein 47 isoform X1, whose protein sequence is MSQEQPRKPEDQKEAVTYGDVFPGVQGVELADKLVAPKDAAIMQAEENAVLGKTIKGGAAATLQTAARQNEKAGVVGPDDMNANIVTGDEGVSVKEAELPGRRIITESIAGQGSDSNTRNVDHEKQRKIYKLVEAVGQYSQRAPLAAPNTIQAGGAGGQITIGEALEATAMTAGQKPVEWSDAAAIQAAEVRATGRTNIVPGGVAAAAQSAATLNARATKDEEKTKLADILADATSKLPADKPATRRDAEGVTGAEMRNDPFLTTHPTGVAASVAAAARLNQTNSNEMPK
- the LOC18775071 gene encoding pre-rRNA-processing protein TSR2 homolog isoform X1; its protein translation is MEAERKLSVEAEAIFREGVVLVLSRWSALQLAVDNEWGGRDSRRKSEQLAADVFSWFTQSKEVLYIDDLEDILNEAMLSLNTVTEDGSIEEVAEKLMFMNEECLNGDFKSVESLREANHRRVALPHVKQVNDDDDDDDNDNNERDDTLENDGPSNMMVDTPESQSNSNPVDMTDNKPTPKPAKTEDGWEVVGPRRSKGKRN
- the LOC18772868 gene encoding late embryogenesis abundant protein 47 isoform X2 encodes the protein MSQEQPRKPEDQKEAVTYGDVFPGVQGVELADKLVAPKDAAIMQAEENAVLGKTIKGGAAATLQTAARQNEKAGVVGPDDMNANIVTGDEGVSVKEAELPGRRIITESIAGQAVGQYSQRAPLAAPNTIQAGGAGGQITIGEALEATAMTAGQKPVEWSDAAAIQAAEVRATGRTNIVPGGVAAAAQSAATLNARATKDEEKTKLADILADATSKLPADKPATRRDAEGVTGAEMRNDPFLTTHPTGVAASVAAAARLNQTNSNEMPK
- the LOC18775071 gene encoding pre-rRNA-processing protein TSR2 homolog isoform X2, whose translation is MEAERKLSVEAEAIFREGVVLVLSRWSALQLAVDNEWGGRDSRRKSEQLAADVFSWFTQSKEVLYIDDLEDILNEAMLSLNTVTEDGSIEEVAEKLMFMNEECLNGDFKSVESLREANHRRVALPHVKQVNDDDDDNDNNERDDTLENDGPSNMMVDTPESQSNSNPVDMTDNKPTPKPAKTEDGWEVVGPRRSKGKRN